From Halanaeroarchaeum sulfurireducens, a single genomic window includes:
- a CDS encoding DUF7287 family protein produces the protein MRAQTTLDFLVGVSIFLLTVAMVMAMIPGILDPFALEESSSPVQTNRAATALATDELADDGDPYVLSTTKVDAFFVGTDVTDQLGLDEDRATNVTLENESGIVKAIGPPVPQDRSTTTAWRTVSYEGAQATVRVRTW, from the coding sequence ATGCGTGCACAGACGACGCTGGACTTCCTGGTCGGTGTGTCCATCTTTCTCCTGACGGTCGCCATGGTTATGGCGATGATACCCGGGATTCTGGATCCGTTCGCACTCGAGGAGAGTTCGTCTCCCGTTCAAACGAACCGAGCGGCCACCGCCCTCGCGACGGACGAACTGGCCGATGACGGCGATCCCTACGTTCTCTCGACAACGAAGGTCGACGCGTTCTTCGTTGGAACTGACGTCACTGATCAGCTCGGACTCGACGAAGATCGTGCCACGAACGTCACTCTCGAAAACGAATCTGGCATCGTCAAGGCAATTGGCCCGCCCGTCCCCCAGGATCGTTCCACGACGACTGCCTGGCGAACCGTTAGCTACGAGGGCGCTCAGGCGACGGTGCGGGTGAGAACATGGTGA